In Colletotrichum higginsianum IMI 349063 chromosome 1, whole genome shotgun sequence, the DNA window GAGCGTAAGTGTGAACCTTTGAAAGTGAAGCAGAGTCAAGTAAGAGTGATGAATTCAAgcaagaggagaagaagagatgGAAGACGACGGCATGGATGTGGCCTTTTATTTGTCTTGTTGTGAAGGAAGCTGTGAGTGATTCAGTATAgtataggtaggtaggtagtaggtaGGGTAGGTAGTGGTGACTAGGTAATCGCTCTTTCTTCAAGTTTGACCCGATTCACTAGCCACTTTGTGtcaaaggaggaggatggaggtCATCGAGTCACTTGCTCTTGCCAGATGAGTTGATTGTCTTTGATTCAGAGGGGGGGTTAGGGAAAAGGTACCGGGTCCAAGTCCGAGGGCTGAACGCGTGGGTTTCGCTGGTTGCAGGAGCAAAAGGGGAAGCGAAGACGCGCCGCCATAAGCGATGAAGCGGAGTAAAGACGGGATAGTTGCGCCGGTCGGACGGGTAGTACTGCTATTCTACGCAGGCCGCAAGCCCCGAAAAGCGTGGTGACGGTTCGAATCTGTGGAGGGGGGAAGTGACACAGAGCTGAGCCAAAGCCTAGAGCCAAAACTGTGCCGAGAAGGGAAAGGCGAGTCGAAGGAACCGGTATAAGCTCACGGTGCATTACCACCCCCTACGGCCCACAGGCCACAGCAGCTAATGCTGATGCGGCATCGCTTTGGATGACGAATGCCTCTCTCTTGTCGGACTCGCTTAGACGGGCCAACTCGCCCTCCCAACGGCCGCTAGCGGAGACGTTGTCTAAGCCACATGCGTCAGGGCGGAATAAGGAGTCGTCGTAAATTGAGCCGCGGACTGCGCGTCTCTTCTGCGGCTCTCTCGCACTCGTTCAAGGCAGCAAACCCGATTTGTGAGCATCGGAACGTAGGTACTGAAGAATTAGCGTGttcccccaccccccctgtAGAACACTGAACGCTatacctaccttaggtagcTTCACTGGAATCGATAGCCGGGCAGCGTCCCACTCCGTACCGCCGAGCAACAGCCCAAGCATTTGGCCCGCTTCGGCCCcacccggcgccggccctgCCTGATCCTGCCATATATCCTGTCCGGTCGCTAATTTCCGCTGCGATTGATCACGGCGACTGTTGAGTTGCGCCTTGGGGAATCGAGAACGAAATGAAATGACTATAATCCCAAGCCATGGGGGTTTATCTGTTATtgttattattattttacAAATGTAGTGCAGTCTTTCAATCCGCGGCAGTGCTCGGTAACTTGGCGCTTTCCTGGTGATCGGAACGATTGGGTGGGAGTTGAAGCTGCTTTATCGTCATGAAAGTCGCACCGAGTCAAATAGGGTCAGTATCAAGATCATATTTTGCAAGTCGCAGGATGACTGGCTCTTACGTTTTGACTGTTCGCTCCATCTGGTACCACGGAGCCTCCTTCGTTGCCGCCAAACTTGCGCTTCTAGCTGCCACAACATCCAATCTACTTCTCTCCGTGACAAGTAAAACACAGGTAGGACAACTACATGCCTGTCGCTTTGCAGCATGGAGTCGCGGAAAGCATCGTCCTTCCGGCCCCAGCTCGATCCCTGTGTGGAGCTCCTCTTCCCCGCGCCTTGAGATAAGGGAGCTCCATGTCCACGTCCACACACCCGCGTCCGCATCCCGTCCACTCTCCTCACGACGCCACACGCAACGCGGAGCGGCGGAGCTACTGCAGGCGATCTACAATCTCCAGATCAGCTCCTCGTTCCTTAGCCTTTGCTTTTTCCCTTGACCCGATAGTCCAGATCCCTAGCACCTCGCCGGTAAACCCGCCACAAGCTCCACCACTCCCCTCTGAGCAACGAGGACGAAGTGGTGTTTGTGGACGTCCCGCGGAGCATCATCACACTACTACGTCCGCCAATCTCACTCGGACAGTATTCTTCTCTCGTAGGATTCCGTCTACTCTACACGTATTGAATTGAACTTATACGGAAGAGTCTCACTCATATAACAGCCGTGACTTCATCAACTGAGTCAAGTTCCATCGTCACTCAATAAGCACGCCATTCAGCATTCACAATCTACCAAGACTGAATTCGATCTTCTTCATTCACATCGTTGTGCTTCTCGCCCGCCCTTGGATCACAACTTGCCCAAAATGGTCGCCGACATCAACCTGCTACCGCCTTACACTCCGCCTCCACCAACACAGGAGGACTGTAAGTCGCCACACCCACGACGTTCTCGTCAAGGCACAAACGCAGCTTGAGTTGACTTGATTGATTTTAGTGGACTACGTTGATCTCGTCAACATTGACCTCTCAAAGTTCGACGACCCCGAAGGCCGGAAACAACTCGCCAAGGACCTCTTCGAGGCTGCCACGGGTGAGTCTGCAACGGCATCGGTTGGCTTGTATGGCATATACTAAGAAGCTCTGCCAGGTTACGGATTCCTTACCTTGACCAACCATGGCATCTCGGACGAGACGTACGAGCGCCAGATGCGCATCGCCAACGCTGCCATGACTCTGAAGCCCGACGAGAAGGCGCCCTACGAAGGTTAGTCGACTTGTTTCCGCGCGCTGGGCAGACGCCATTGCTAACCCCGGAGACAGTAACCCCGGAGGAGGACGCCCGCGGTCTTTATGCTGGGTACAAACCCGCCGGACCCCTCGGACACAAGGGCGGCTTTCCCAAGGCCCTGGACCACTACAACATGCTGGTCCACGACCCCAAGAGCCGGCCCCACCCCGAAATCATTCGTCCCTTCATGGAGGAAACACACGAAGTCATGAGCTACATCCGCACCAACATTCTCGTCAAGCTGCTGAAGCTTGTCGCCATGATCCTCGAAGTGTCACCGGAGTCCGTTCTGTCAACACACGCCCCCGGCGGTTCCAAGACGGAGTATCTCAGATATGTTAGTGCCTaccgtcccccccccccccccccccccccaaaagaaaaaaaacaatGTCAACTTCCTGTTGCTGACTCGGCCCCCTTAGATGATGTGCGAGCCACGGTCAAAGGAGGAGAGCGAGAAGTACCGTgacatcttcctcgccggaCACACTGACTGGTGAGTCGGACTCCCACTCCGAATATTTTCTAGAATCTGTCTCTTAACTCAACTCGATCACAGGGGCACCTGgaccttcctcttctcccagcCTATTGCAGCCCTCCAAGTCCTATGCCATCACACCGGCCGGTACAGACACGTCAAGCACCAGCCGCACGGCATTGTTGTCAACTTTggcgaggcgctcgagcgCCTCACCGGCGGTCTTTTCAAGGCCACCATTCACAGAGTGATCCGTAAGCAAAACGTCCCACGTCCCACATCCCACGGACCGTACTTCTCGGAAGAACCCCCCGGACAGCTGACCacggagccgccgccacaGAGCCGCCCGAAGACCAGCGTCACCTCCGCCGCATCGGCGTCATCTACTTCTCCCGCCCCGCCGACGACCGCGAGCTCGTCCCCATCGAGAACTCACCCCTCCTCCAGCGCATGGGCACCGACAAGCCCATCGACGAGCGCATCTTCTGCATGGCCGACTACCTGGACGCGAGGAAGCACGGGTGGAAGCGCTACGACTTCGACATCGACCGGCCCCGCGAGGAAGGCAAGCACCAGGACCCCTTCGACGGCGAGTACACCGACCCCGACGGCCACAAGAGCCTGGGCAAGTTCGACAACGTGCCGCGTCTTCAGTATAGCCTTCCTACGGTCAAGACTGGTACTGCGTGAGGGGTTCAGTAGAAGTTGTAGAATTTGCCGTTGGCGAGGGTCATGTTCTAGATATTCGGGATTGGCGCCATTGGATTCCAAGAAACgttctttttttgtttttttgcaCTTTGGGTCATCTATCGATTGAAACTCGGCCCTGACTGCCATTGAATGGAACTTATTTGGACTTTGACACCGTTCTTGTTCTCTTGCAGTAAAGCCCTTTGGGTTGTTGAGTGGCTTTCTCGGCCTCTGGAAGAGTGGCCCCCCTTCGGTTCGACTATTACCGGGCCAAGAGTCAAACAATCGAAGTTTCTGTCATCCCACGAGACATCAGCTGCATCGATTGTCGAAAGAAAGTTGACGAAGTTGTGTAAGATGGCGTCTAATTGCTTGATTCGAGTGCAACGGGCAAGCTTCAACACAAAATGTAGAGTCCAAATTGCCAACTTCAATCATCATGAAATATCATCATTCGTAACTTATACAAAGCCATACCCGATCGGATCCACCTATCAAACATGTCACTGTTCTCCCTTTCACTCGCTCATTGGTACAGCATAGGCCTCTCTTGCCTTGGATAAGCTCTCTTCCATCACCGTTGCCACCCATTTCCCAACGGGCCAAGTCGTCCGCTTGTTGAAGTTGGCAACGATCCATTCCAAAAACCGTACCTCGCTTCGCGCAAGATCCACCGGCCCGCCGTCTAGCATCGCCAACGCGGCCGCCGCGTTttccacgtcgtcgtcgccaacgctATCAACACACGCCATGATGGCATCCAGGACGAAGCGGCTTGGGTTCGAGCGGCCGTTGGTGTTGATCGCCATCCCAATTCCCATGCCTCCTGGCCCATGCAGAGCGTCGCTGCTTCGTTGAGCGGCAGGCATTGTCAACCGCACGAGACGCCAGCCCACGAGACAGATCTTGAAGCCAAGAAGGGTGATGAAGGGGTTCTCGAGGGATGGTGGGGCTGTTGACTTTGATGGGTTGAGCAGGTCAAGGGCCAGTTCGAGATCGTTGAGCTAGAATTGTCAGTGAatgaggggggagggatgtgTGAGGTTGAGAAATTCGTACAATTCGGAAGACATCTCGATCTTCGTAAATGTCCCTTTTGTCCTTGGACCGTGGTGTGGCGAGGTGACCTGCAGCTTGAAGACGTCAGCTTCAGTACCTTGCAACTGGGTGAAAGCGTCATACTTACTTGCGATGGCCAAAGGCAGATTTGACTCGACGACTCCACTCACCAGTAAAGAATCCGGATGCGATAGGGTGATGGAAGTGTAGTACCACAGTATCCAGAACGTGTGCCACAACGGAGTCTGGTCCGAGCTATCTGGTAGCAAGGTGTCCATGCGGCCAAAGTCAAAGAAGCTGAACACCGGCTTCTGGTTCCGTGGCACCAACTCGGCGATTCCCTTCAAGGCTTGCGATATCTGCGCGTGCTGCTTGTCCGTCAGGATGGAAAGGGCCCGCCGTTGCGCTTTGGGCCGCTCGAGGAGACAGCTGGCGTGCGTGAGCTCGCGAGCCATCATTTGCAGCTGcgtgacgaggatgacggcggcaaACGGGGAGGCCCAGAGAAGCCTGAGTTTCCTGGGCTGATTcttcccgccgccggcatccttgtcgtcgcctcggccagAGTGCAAGAGGGTTTGTGAAGCCTCGTAAAAGAACCCCTGGGAGGGTGGTGTCTCGTGAGCATaggcgttgtcgtcgggctcgtcgAAGGACTTGaaccgctgccgccgccgctcgtACCAGTCTCTGTCGGAACGAGCCAGCCAGATGTCCTCACAACAGGGGAGGTCGTATTTG includes these proteins:
- a CDS encoding Oxidase, coding for MVADINLLPPYTPPPPTQEDLDYVDLVNIDLSKFDDPEGRKQLAKDLFEAATGYGFLTLTNHGISDETYERQMRIANAAMTLKPDEKAPYEVTPEEDARGLYAGYKPAGPLGHKGGFPKALDHYNMLVHDPKSRPHPEIIRPFMEETHEVMSYIRTNILVKLLKLVAMILEVSPESVLSTHAPGGSKTEYLRYMMCEPRSKEESEKYRDIFLAGHTDWGTWTFLFSQPIAALQVLCHHTGRYRHVKHQPHGIVVNFGEALERLTGGLFKATIHRVIPDHGAAATEPPEDQRHLRRIGVIYFSRPADDRELVPIENSPLLQRMGTDKPIDERIFCMADYLDARKHGWKRYDFDIDRPREEGKHQDPFDGEYTDPDGHKSLGKFDNVPRLQYSLPTVKTGTA
- a CDS encoding Early growth response protein 1 (Egr-1), with the protein product MSMSSVAMDESLPRPFKCATCKKGFTRQENLKRHVNTQAEMLPAFPATSAVRASLEGPSTKARRSTEYALETTDTDRWNSDLRKRHVENCHVSLGSPPKTAPPPPQPSTTPNVNVTVGDSPSTAAWMDVLLTHPPPPPPPPPPQSEMMDPMSQVNQSYNNTQSAMSSEIRCVEAFFDCFHRNFPILHEGSFHIVSTQVPLLNVITAIGSLYCESTFDESTRKAVFESTLSSLQQYVEQNRSRYQETWVLQTFLLLEFLGIYGGNDSSFLKAQRIHRDLIDAIRLLQMSQDSSLDSLSTNSGGEDSGYGEECDEDDMQEPVSADALNDQWQGFIKKESRKRCVYMLYLLDSQLAILCNLRPMLSSLEIKYDLPCCEDIWLARSDRDWYERRRQRFKSFDEPDDNAYAHETPPSQGFFYEASQTLLHSGRGDDKDAGGGKNQPRKLRLLWASPFAAVILVTQLQMMARELTHASCLLERPKAQRRALSILTDKQHAQISQALKGIAELVPRNQKPVFSFFDFGRMDTLLPDSSDQTPLWHTFWILWYYTSITLSHPDSLLVSGVVESNLPLAIATAGHLATPRSKDKRDIYEDRDVFRILNDLELALDLLNPSKSTAPPSLENPFITLLGFKICLVGWRLVRLTMPAAQRSSDALHGPGGMGIGMAINTNGRSNPSRFVLDAIMACVDSVGDDDVENAAAALAMLDGGPVDLARSEVRFLEWIVANFNKRTTWPVGKWVATVMEESLSKAREAYAVPMSE